A section of the Mangifera indica cultivar Alphonso chromosome 12, CATAS_Mindica_2.1, whole genome shotgun sequence genome encodes:
- the LOC123230343 gene encoding uncharacterized protein LOC123230343 isoform X2 has protein sequence MMALKHKEAMQRIEASLKGLQSKGIPCNLQYNNGNSVEGFPKFKDEINSYQGGEVGESIRQLSTKFLEYSNEFYNNPTYQHDFGSWSTFYPDSQKVHHCQMNAFESQFYPLPVENQFQYAPHSTFTPAYPYDFQFQDFQYFVVIDFEATCDKEKNPHPQEIIEFPSVIVSSVTGQLEACFQTYVRPTCNQLLSDFCKDLTGIQQIQVDRGVTLSEALLRHDKWLENKGIKNTNFAVVTWSNWDCRVMLESECRYKKIRKPPYFNRGFKFSITNSLTWPTEASLACNQFPDHMPFIPHHLQKPKDLHAPQFQYHPYCFCGVKSSNGMVRKPGPKQGSVFFGCGNWTVTRGARCHYFEWATQ, from the exons ATGATGGCCCTTAAACATAAag AAGCTATGCAAAGGATCGAGGCATCCTTAAAAGGCCTCCAGAGCAAGGGAATTCCTTGCAATCTGCAGTATAATAATGGGAATTCAGTTGAAGGATTCCCTAAGTTTAAAGATGAAATCAATTCTTATCAAGGTGGGGAAGTTGGAGAATCAATTCGACAATTAAGCACCAAGTTTCTAGAATattctaatgaattttataacAACCCCACCTACCAACATGATTTTGGCTCATGGTCCACCTTCTACCCTGACTCACAAAAGGTGCATCACTGCCAAATGAATGCTTTTGAGAGCCAATTTTACCCCCTTCCTGTGGAGAATCAATTTCAATATGCACCGCACAGTACTTTCACTCCAGCTTACCCCTATGACTTCCAGTTTCAAGATTTTCAGTATTTTGTGGTCATAGACTTTGAGGCTACTTGTGACAAGGAGAAAAATCCCCATCCCCAGGAGATTATCGAGTTTCCATCTGTCATTGTGAGTAGTGTAACTGGCCAGCTGGAAGCATGTTTCCAAACATATGTGCGACCAACTTGCAATCAGCTCTTGAGTGATTTCTGCAAGGATCTTACTGGCATCCAGCAAATTCAG GTTGACAGAGGTGTAACATTGAGTGAGGCTTTACTTAGGCATGACAAATGGCTTGAAAATAAGGGCATAAAGAACACCAACTTTGCTGTGGTGACGTGGTCAAACTGGGACTGCCGTGTAATGCTAGAATCTGAGTGCCGATACAAGAAGATTAGAAAGCCTCCTTATTTCAATAG GGGTTTCAAATTCTCCATCACAAACTCCTTGACGTGGCCAACTGAAGCTTCACTGGCATGTAATCAGTTCCCAGACCACATGCCATTTATCCCTCATCATCTACAAAAACCAAAGGATTTGCATGCCCCCCAGTTCCAGTACCACCCTTATTGTTTCTGTGGGGTGAAGAGCAGCAATGGGATGGTTCGGAAGCCTGGACCAAAACAAGGCAGTGTTTTCTTTGGTTGTGGGAACTGGACTGTCACAAGGGGTGCCCGCTGCCATTACTTTGAATGGGCTACTCAATGA
- the LOC123230343 gene encoding uncharacterized protein LOC123230343 isoform X1: protein MMALKHKEAMQRIEASLKGLQSKGIPCNLQYNNGNSVEGFPKFKDEINSYQGGEVGESIRQLSTKFLEYSNEFYNNPTYQHDFGSWSTFYPDSQKVHHCQMNAFESQFYPLPVENQFQYAPHSTFTPAYPYDFQFQDFQYFVVIDFEATCDKEKNPHPQEIIEFPSVIVSSVTGQLEACFQTYVRPTCNQLLSDFCKDLTGIQQIQVDRGVTLSEALLRHDKWLENKGIKNTNFAVVTWSNWDCRVMLESECRYKKIRKPPYFNRWINLKVPFREVFGGVRCNLREAVEMAGLAWQGRAHCGLDDAKNTARLLALLMHRGFKFSITNSLTWPTEASLACNQFPDHMPFIPHHLQKPKDLHAPQFQYHPYCFCGVKSSNGMVRKPGPKQGSVFFGCGNWTVTRGARCHYFEWATQ from the exons ATGATGGCCCTTAAACATAAag AAGCTATGCAAAGGATCGAGGCATCCTTAAAAGGCCTCCAGAGCAAGGGAATTCCTTGCAATCTGCAGTATAATAATGGGAATTCAGTTGAAGGATTCCCTAAGTTTAAAGATGAAATCAATTCTTATCAAGGTGGGGAAGTTGGAGAATCAATTCGACAATTAAGCACCAAGTTTCTAGAATattctaatgaattttataacAACCCCACCTACCAACATGATTTTGGCTCATGGTCCACCTTCTACCCTGACTCACAAAAGGTGCATCACTGCCAAATGAATGCTTTTGAGAGCCAATTTTACCCCCTTCCTGTGGAGAATCAATTTCAATATGCACCGCACAGTACTTTCACTCCAGCTTACCCCTATGACTTCCAGTTTCAAGATTTTCAGTATTTTGTGGTCATAGACTTTGAGGCTACTTGTGACAAGGAGAAAAATCCCCATCCCCAGGAGATTATCGAGTTTCCATCTGTCATTGTGAGTAGTGTAACTGGCCAGCTGGAAGCATGTTTCCAAACATATGTGCGACCAACTTGCAATCAGCTCTTGAGTGATTTCTGCAAGGATCTTACTGGCATCCAGCAAATTCAG GTTGACAGAGGTGTAACATTGAGTGAGGCTTTACTTAGGCATGACAAATGGCTTGAAAATAAGGGCATAAAGAACACCAACTTTGCTGTGGTGACGTGGTCAAACTGGGACTGCCGTGTAATGCTAGAATCTGAGTGCCGATACAAGAAGATTAGAAAGCCTCCTTATTTCAATAG ATGGATCAACTTGAAAGTTCCATTTCGTGAGGTTTTTGGTGGTGTGAGATGTAATTTAAGGGAGGCAGTCGAGATGGCTGGCCTAGCATGGCAAGGCCGTGCTCACTGTGGCCTGGATGATGCCAAAAACACCGCTCGTTTACTTGCTCTTCTCATGCACAGGGGTTTCAAATTCTCCATCACAAACTCCTTGACGTGGCCAACTGAAGCTTCACTGGCATGTAATCAGTTCCCAGACCACATGCCATTTATCCCTCATCATCTACAAAAACCAAAGGATTTGCATGCCCCCCAGTTCCAGTACCACCCTTATTGTTTCTGTGGGGTGAAGAGCAGCAATGGGATGGTTCGGAAGCCTGGACCAAAACAAGGCAGTGTTTTCTTTGGTTGTGGGAACTGGACTGTCACAAGGGGTGCCCGCTGCCATTACTTTGAATGGGCTACTCAATGA